One Salinimonas marina DNA segment encodes these proteins:
- a CDS encoding anthranilate synthase component II: MLLLIDNFDSFTHNLARYFTELGEDVHVVRNNELSLADIDTLAPDRIVISPGPCTPDESGISLAAIKHVAGRIPLLGVCLGHQAIGQVFGATVAGARQIRHGKVSSLQHNHSGLFVNLPAPFNATRYHSLVIAPATLPADFEVDAWYEEADGYREIMAISHKQWPVWGLQFHPESLLTEHGHKMLQNFLNVSFKL; this comes from the coding sequence GTGCTGCTGTTAATCGACAATTTTGATTCATTTACCCACAACCTTGCCCGCTACTTCACTGAGCTGGGCGAGGACGTTCATGTGGTGCGTAATAATGAGCTCAGTCTGGCCGATATTGATACCCTGGCGCCGGACAGAATTGTTATTTCACCGGGGCCCTGTACTCCGGATGAATCGGGCATAAGCCTGGCGGCCATTAAGCATGTGGCCGGGCGTATTCCGCTGTTGGGAGTCTGCCTGGGCCACCAGGCCATTGGGCAGGTTTTCGGGGCCACCGTCGCCGGCGCGCGCCAGATTCGGCATGGCAAGGTATCGTCGTTACAGCATAATCACAGCGGTTTATTTGTGAATTTACCGGCTCCCTTTAATGCTACCCGCTATCATTCATTGGTAATTGCACCGGCCACCCTGCCTGCCGACTTTGAGGTGGACGCCTGGTACGAAGAGGCCGATGGCTATCGCGAGATAATGGCCATTTCGCATAAACAGTGGCCGGTATGGGGCTTACAGTTTCACCCGGAGTCGCTGCTTACCGAACACGGCCATAAGATGCTGCAAAACTTTTTAAACGTTAGCTTTAAACTTTAG
- a CDS encoding HDOD domain-containing protein, translating to MLGKRSPGEVTFAESEQSFARRRLLHVEKIAIENKRLESLNKASFVDYISHELHALILQDIADQAQHPHRLFANTLNFSDDVPVMLDILSTQAASVSRLEPSVASMPWLYEELMQIVNSQRFRRKDARGRVIPVENLRTALSFIGIGNLRLLLPSLLLKRTMPQITDPFPQIKVKLTQYATATGLSARTLAPHYQAEPFAAYLMGMLASLGQCCVTRLYFKTFETMHRHQLEQAQQLRQRDVHEALQQLTPSANYLIALQDEFANKLTADLFADMPFKRLPAEAIIGAVHPAHHAGSLSYSALLKAARCYARVKMLHQSKAADKSEIKQLIRQQAFVPGALEALKRVDIFTLPFAEERDIQ from the coding sequence ATGCTGGGCAAGCGCAGTCCCGGCGAAGTCACCTTTGCCGAATCAGAGCAAAGTTTTGCCCGCCGCCGCTTGTTGCATGTTGAAAAGATTGCTATCGAGAACAAACGTTTGGAAAGTCTGAACAAGGCCTCGTTTGTCGACTATATCAGCCATGAACTCCATGCGCTGATTTTGCAGGATATTGCCGACCAGGCTCAGCATCCGCATCGGTTGTTTGCTAATACCCTGAACTTTTCAGACGACGTGCCGGTGATGCTGGATATTTTATCCACCCAAGCGGCCTCAGTATCCCGGCTGGAGCCCAGTGTGGCCTCAATGCCCTGGCTTTATGAAGAGCTGATGCAGATCGTCAATAGCCAAAGGTTCAGACGCAAAGACGCCCGCGGCCGGGTCATTCCGGTTGAGAATCTGCGTACCGCGTTGAGCTTTATTGGCATCGGCAATCTGCGGCTCCTGCTGCCTTCGCTATTGCTAAAACGTACGATGCCACAAATCACCGACCCTTTTCCGCAAATTAAGGTCAAGCTTACCCAATACGCCACAGCGACCGGTCTTAGCGCCCGCACCCTGGCGCCTCATTACCAGGCCGAGCCTTTTGCCGCCTACTTGATGGGCATGCTGGCAAGCCTGGGCCAGTGTTGTGTCACCCGGCTGTATTTTAAAACCTTTGAAACTATGCACCGGCATCAGCTTGAGCAGGCTCAGCAACTGCGCCAGCGTGATGTCCATGAAGCATTGCAACAACTCACCCCTTCTGCCAACTACCTTATCGCCCTACAGGACGAATTTGCTAACAAACTTACCGCCGATCTGTTTGCCGACATGCCGTTTAAACGGCTGCCCGCTGAGGCTATTATCGGCGCGGTGCACCCCGCCCATCATGCCGGGTCGTTATCGTATTCAGCGCTATTGAAAGCAGCGCGCTGCTATGCCCGGGTAAAAATGCTGCATCAGTCAAAAGCGGCGGACAAATCTGAAATTAAACAGCTTATCCGTCAGCAGGCCTTTGTGCCGGGTGCCTTAGAAGCATTAAAACGCGTCGATATCTTTACTCTGCCGTTTGCCGAAGAGCGCGATATCCAGTAA
- a CDS encoding aspartate aminotransferase family protein, which yields MNVTRATFDEVMVPNYNPAGMVPVRGEGSRVWDQDGAEYIDFAGGIAVNVLGHCHPELVSVLTEQGSKLWHLSNVFTNEPALRLATKLTQATFADKAYFANSGAEANEAALKLARRFALEKFGQHKDQIIAFNKGFHGRTFFTVTVGGQAAYSDGFGPKPGAVDHCEYNNLEAFEKMISEKTCAVMMEPLQGEGGIISPDPEFVKGVRELCDKHNALLIFDEVQSGVGRTGQLYAYMGLGVTPDILTTAKSLGGGFPIGAMLTTDEIAGYLKPGTHGSTYGGNPLACAVAERALDIVNTPEVLNGVAAKEALYRERLAKINEKYNVFSEIRGKGMLLGCALNSEYEGRARDFLVASANEKLMVLVAGANVIRFAPSLVIPDEDINEGLDRFERAVAAVANA from the coding sequence ATGAATGTAACTCGTGCAACGTTTGATGAAGTAATGGTTCCTAACTACAACCCGGCCGGCATGGTGCCTGTTCGCGGTGAGGGTTCTCGCGTTTGGGATCAGGACGGCGCAGAGTACATCGACTTTGCCGGCGGCATCGCGGTAAACGTACTGGGCCACTGCCACCCCGAATTAGTCAGTGTACTAACCGAACAAGGCAGCAAGCTTTGGCATTTAAGTAATGTATTTACCAACGAACCCGCCCTGCGTCTGGCTACCAAGCTGACTCAGGCTACTTTCGCCGATAAAGCCTATTTTGCCAACTCCGGCGCTGAAGCCAACGAAGCGGCGCTGAAACTGGCCCGCCGTTTTGCGCTGGAAAAATTTGGTCAGCACAAAGATCAGATTATTGCCTTCAATAAAGGCTTCCATGGCCGTACCTTTTTCACCGTAACCGTGGGTGGCCAGGCCGCATACTCAGACGGATTTGGTCCTAAACCAGGTGCCGTGGATCATTGCGAGTACAATAATCTGGAAGCCTTTGAAAAAATGATTTCTGAAAAAACCTGTGCGGTGATGATGGAACCATTGCAGGGTGAAGGCGGTATTATTTCTCCGGACCCTGAGTTTGTAAAAGGGGTTCGTGAACTGTGTGACAAACACAACGCCTTGTTGATTTTTGATGAAGTGCAGTCTGGTGTAGGCCGTACCGGTCAGCTGTATGCTTATATGGGTCTGGGTGTAACACCCGATATCCTGACCACCGCCAAATCGCTGGGCGGCGGCTTCCCGATCGGCGCCATGCTGACCACCGATGAGATTGCCGGCTATCTGAAACCTGGCACCCACGGCAGTACCTACGGCGGTAACCCACTGGCCTGCGCCGTGGCAGAACGGGCGCTGGATATTGTGAATACCCCTGAGGTGTTGAATGGCGTCGCAGCCAAAGAGGCGCTATATCGTGAACGCCTTGCCAAAATCAACGAAAAATACAATGTCTTTAGTGAAATCCGTGGTAAAGGGATGTTGCTGGGTTGTGCCTTAAACAGTGAATATGAAGGTCGTGCCCGCGATTTTCTGGTGGCCTCAGCAAACGAAAAACTCATGGTACTGGTGGCCGGTGCCAACGTGATTCGTTTTGCGCCGTCACTGGTTATTCCAGATGAAGACATCAACGAAGGTCTTGATCGCTTTGAGCGTGCGGTAGCCGCTGTTGCTAACGCATAA
- the astA gene encoding arginine N-succinyltransferase produces the protein MNIIRPIRQSDYASLYDIAVESGIGFTSLPVNEGLLKKKIQRAEEGFHSQVTKPGCESYLFVMEDPQSGEVVGTSGIEAAVGLDDAFYHYHMGKVVHASRELNIHNTVDILTFCNDYTGVTEICTLFLREQARGGINGRFLSKVRFLFMMEHRERFSETIIAEMRGVSDEEGSSPFWEWLEEHFFSMDFPTADYLTGIGNKVFIAELMPKYPIYVNLLSKEAQAVIGQVHTKTRPALQLLQEEGFSCRGYVDIFDAGPTVEANLSHIRTALASRKLPVVIDDQTAAQGQSHYIINTSVDNFRAVATEMAVSEEQQVAVVSRQAAAALEISVGDSIRFAPVNYRD, from the coding sequence ATGAATATTATTCGCCCTATCAGGCAAAGCGATTACGCGTCGCTGTACGATATCGCGGTAGAGTCAGGTATTGGCTTTACTTCATTGCCAGTGAACGAAGGCTTGCTGAAGAAAAAGATTCAGCGTGCTGAAGAGGGATTCCATAGTCAGGTTACCAAGCCTGGCTGTGAATCGTATCTGTTTGTAATGGAAGATCCCCAGTCGGGTGAAGTAGTGGGCACCAGCGGTATCGAAGCTGCCGTGGGGCTGGATGATGCTTTTTATCATTATCATATGGGCAAAGTTGTCCATGCGTCACGGGAGCTGAATATTCACAATACGGTGGATATTCTGACATTCTGCAACGACTACACCGGCGTTACCGAAATATGCACGCTATTTTTACGCGAGCAGGCCCGCGGTGGAATCAACGGGCGGTTTTTATCAAAGGTGCGCTTTTTGTTCATGATGGAGCATCGCGAACGATTTTCCGAGACCATTATTGCTGAAATGCGCGGCGTTAGTGATGAAGAAGGCAGCTCCCCATTCTGGGAATGGCTTGAGGAACATTTTTTCTCAATGGACTTCCCCACTGCCGATTACCTGACCGGCATTGGCAATAAGGTGTTCATCGCCGAGCTTATGCCTAAATATCCTATTTATGTTAATTTGCTCAGCAAAGAAGCTCAGGCAGTAATTGGTCAGGTCCACACCAAAACCAGACCGGCTCTACAGCTACTCCAGGAAGAGGGCTTCAGCTGTCGTGGTTACGTCGATATCTTTGATGCCGGCCCCACGGTCGAAGCGAATTTGAGTCACATTCGTACCGCCCTGGCCAGCCGTAAGCTGCCAGTGGTCATTGACGACCAAACCGCGGCTCAGGGACAAAGCCATTACATTATCAATACCTCAGTAGACAATTTCAGAGCGGTGGCCACCGAGATGGCCGTCAGCGAAGAACAGCAGGTAGCGGTGGTATCGCGCCAGGCTGCAGCCGCACTTGAAATCTCCGTGGGAGACTCGATTCGCTTTGCTCCCGTCAATTACCGAGACTAA
- the astD gene encoding succinylglutamate-semialdehyde dehydrogenase, with the protein MMQSTHFINGEWVAGQGHDIRSIDPAKNAVIWEAKSASADQVDAAIKAARQASVQWAAKTVDERLDIIKAFGAQLEQNKDALAKVMARETGKPEWETATEVGAMIGKIGISERAYHERTGTVENPMPVGKAIIRHKPHGVVAVFGPYNFPGHLPNGHIVPALLAGNTVIFKPSDLTPMVAQETVKLWEQAGLPAGVLNLVQGEVETGKALASHAGIDGLFFTGSSRTGKLLHEQHAGNPGKILALEMGGNNPLLVREVEDTDAAVHDIVQSAFITSGQRCTCARRVFIPATEQGDAIVKRLIEVTGKIKVDDYDAQDQPFMGAMISAQAASQMVAAQQQLEDSGAKVLLRLTQPDEAKGFATPGLIDVTEIADTMPDEEHFGPMVKIIRYSDFDKAIEQANNTSFGLSAGLLSDSQQDWDYFFARIRAGIVNWNRPITGASSAAPFGGIGESGNHRASAYYAADYCAYPVASVELEKVTLPGKLSPGLSM; encoded by the coding sequence ATTATGCAATCAACACATTTTATTAATGGCGAGTGGGTCGCAGGCCAGGGCCACGATATTCGCTCAATTGATCCGGCTAAAAATGCCGTTATCTGGGAAGCTAAGTCAGCTTCCGCCGACCAGGTTGATGCCGCCATCAAGGCCGCCCGTCAGGCCAGTGTTCAATGGGCCGCAAAAACCGTGGATGAACGGCTGGACATCATCAAAGCCTTTGGCGCTCAGCTGGAACAAAATAAAGACGCGCTGGCCAAAGTCATGGCCAGAGAAACCGGTAAGCCAGAGTGGGAAACCGCAACTGAAGTGGGCGCGATGATTGGCAAAATCGGTATTTCCGAGCGCGCTTACCACGAACGTACCGGCACCGTGGAAAACCCGATGCCGGTTGGCAAAGCCATCATTCGCCACAAGCCCCATGGGGTAGTGGCGGTATTTGGTCCGTATAACTTTCCAGGGCACCTGCCTAACGGTCACATCGTGCCGGCGCTGCTGGCCGGCAACACGGTCATCTTTAAGCCCAGCGATCTGACCCCTATGGTGGCTCAGGAAACTGTTAAACTGTGGGAACAGGCCGGCTTGCCCGCTGGGGTACTGAACCTGGTGCAGGGTGAAGTAGAAACCGGCAAGGCGCTGGCTTCTCACGCCGGTATCGACGGCTTGTTCTTTACCGGTAGCTCACGGACCGGTAAGTTATTGCATGAACAACATGCCGGGAACCCGGGCAAAATTCTGGCGCTGGAGATGGGTGGAAACAACCCGTTGCTGGTGCGCGAAGTAGAAGATACTGATGCGGCGGTCCATGACATCGTGCAATCAGCCTTTATTACTTCTGGTCAGCGCTGTACCTGTGCCCGTCGGGTGTTCATTCCGGCTACCGAACAGGGCGATGCCATTGTTAAGCGGCTGATTGAGGTGACCGGCAAGATTAAAGTCGATGACTACGATGCCCAGGATCAGCCATTCATGGGCGCCATGATCTCAGCGCAGGCCGCCAGTCAGATGGTCGCCGCCCAGCAACAGTTGGAAGATTCCGGTGCCAAAGTACTGTTGCGTCTGACCCAGCCCGATGAGGCCAAAGGCTTTGCCACCCCAGGTCTGATTGATGTTACCGAGATTGCCGACACCATGCCGGATGAAGAACACTTCGGACCGATGGTAAAAATCATTCGCTATAGCGACTTTGATAAAGCGATTGAGCAGGCTAACAATACCAGCTTTGGTTTATCTGCTGGCTTACTCAGTGACAGTCAGCAAGACTGGGATTATTTCTTTGCCCGGATCCGTGCCGGTATTGTGAACTGGAACCGGCCGATTACCGGAGCCAGCAGTGCAGCCCCCTTCGGCGGCATCGGTGAAAGTGGTAACCATCGCGCCAGCGCCTATTACGCGGCCGATTATTGCGCTTACCCGGTGGCCTCGGTAGAACTGGAAAAAGTCACCCTGCCAGGCAAGTTAAGTCCTGGCCTGAGCATGTAA
- a CDS encoding DUF1338 domain-containing protein yields the protein MHSNVDTLFENLWENYVDITPSAYKIHELLADSENDSHIVNDHVAFRTFNLPKTSLDKLAAHFLALGYEEKGDYDFAAKKLDAKHFEHPDETKPKVFISELRVQEMSEPVQKIIHKLVDQMDGAAVEKEDFLYSGAHWSLTKDEYETLLEESEYAAWLAAWGFRANHFTVSVNFLNKTQELADVNTMLKDAGFTLNTSGGEIKGGEEVFLAQSATMADHGYVQFESESKLIPSCFYEFAQRYKMPDGKYYQGFVAASADKIFESTNSK from the coding sequence ATGCATTCTAATGTGGATACATTGTTTGAAAATTTGTGGGAAAACTACGTCGACATCACGCCGTCTGCTTACAAAATTCATGAATTGCTGGCAGACAGTGAAAACGACTCGCATATTGTTAATGACCATGTGGCCTTTCGTACCTTTAATCTGCCTAAAACGTCGTTAGATAAGCTGGCTGCGCATTTTCTGGCGCTGGGCTACGAGGAAAAGGGCGATTACGACTTTGCCGCCAAAAAGCTGGATGCCAAGCATTTTGAGCACCCGGATGAAACCAAACCCAAAGTGTTTATCAGTGAGTTACGGGTTCAGGAGATGTCGGAGCCGGTGCAAAAAATTATTCATAAGCTGGTAGACCAAATGGATGGAGCCGCGGTTGAAAAAGAAGATTTTCTGTATTCGGGCGCCCACTGGTCATTGACCAAAGACGAGTATGAAACCCTGCTGGAAGAGTCTGAATACGCCGCCTGGCTGGCAGCCTGGGGCTTTCGGGCCAATCATTTCACCGTCAGTGTCAACTTTCTGAATAAGACTCAGGAGCTGGCTGACGTCAACACGATGTTGAAAGATGCAGGTTTCACCCTGAATACCTCAGGTGGCGAAATCAAAGGTGGTGAAGAGGTCTTTTTGGCGCAGTCTGCAACCATGGCCGATCATGGCTATGTGCAATTTGAATCTGAGTCGAAGCTGATCCCAAGCTGTTTTTATGAGTTTGCCCAGCGCTACAAAATGCCTGACGGTAAGTATTACCAGGGCTTTGTCGCTGCCTCTGCTGACAAAATTTTCGAAAGTACCAACAGCAAATAA
- a CDS encoding methyl-accepting chemotaxis protein — protein MLRNISIGKRSAAAFGLMGSFVIVIAAVGIISLNSLAERFNLIVEHRSPALVAIKQIESQFFKVRLENANILQAPSSERAQYKQNYATAEAALGNALDKMEALAKAPDAQQLIGNIATDIRQFFALQQQQMLLLDRGNLAAAIAMQNAQMKTIRERTAGYIEQLEAFQVTRITDSQTEARHMITRTLWTIALVSVFAISCVVAFAITFTRAIVLPMRTALTAAEGISRGELNQHIKDDAKDETGIMLRALGTMQSMLHGTISQIQQAAGSLSVTAEQLAVVTAQSSDGVVQQGEQLEQSSTAVTQLSVSIDDVARSADATSQEAREAQQASVEGARKVDQSVTMVGNLLENLDASVKGLTTLASDIDNIGAVLDVIRAIADQTNLLALNAAIEAARAGESGRGFAVVADEVRALAHRTQESTEEIEQMIKRLQTGSQNTVSAINTSFKVAQQTQQVAQESGDALARITVSIERMNQQTVAVASTTEEQAQVSKDVDSSTLKIKTLSAEIAAGVNNTRESSQELAKLADNLNGLTHQFSV, from the coding sequence ATGTTGAGAAATATCTCTATAGGCAAGCGTTCCGCTGCTGCTTTTGGTCTGATGGGCAGCTTTGTCATCGTGATCGCCGCGGTGGGCATTATCAGTTTGAATAGTCTGGCTGAGCGCTTTAACTTAATCGTTGAGCATCGTTCACCGGCGTTGGTGGCGATCAAACAGATTGAATCGCAGTTTTTTAAAGTGCGGCTAGAAAATGCCAATATATTGCAGGCGCCGAGTTCCGAGCGAGCACAGTACAAACAAAACTACGCCACTGCCGAGGCGGCTCTAGGCAATGCGCTTGATAAAATGGAAGCGTTGGCGAAGGCCCCGGATGCCCAACAGTTGATTGGCAACATTGCTACCGATATCCGTCAGTTCTTTGCGCTGCAGCAACAGCAAATGCTGTTACTGGACCGCGGTAATTTGGCCGCCGCGATCGCCATGCAAAATGCGCAAATGAAGACCATTCGTGAGCGCACTGCAGGTTATATCGAACAACTTGAAGCCTTTCAGGTAACCCGTATCACCGATAGCCAGACCGAAGCACGCCACATGATTACCCGCACTCTGTGGACCATTGCGCTAGTTAGCGTATTTGCCATAAGCTGTGTGGTGGCGTTTGCCATCACTTTTACCCGTGCCATCGTGCTGCCGATGCGAACTGCGCTCACAGCGGCCGAGGGTATCTCCCGGGGTGAGTTGAACCAGCATATTAAGGATGATGCCAAAGACGAAACCGGTATTATGCTGCGTGCACTAGGGACCATGCAATCCATGCTTCACGGTACCATTTCACAGATTCAGCAGGCAGCAGGAAGCCTTTCGGTGACGGCTGAGCAGTTAGCCGTAGTTACCGCGCAGTCCAGCGATGGGGTGGTACAACAGGGCGAGCAACTTGAGCAATCTTCCACCGCGGTAACACAGCTATCGGTATCTATTGATGATGTTGCCCGCAGCGCAGATGCAACATCACAAGAAGCTCGTGAGGCCCAGCAGGCGTCCGTTGAAGGCGCACGTAAGGTCGACCAGAGTGTAACCATGGTGGGCAATCTGCTGGAAAATCTGGATGCAAGTGTCAAAGGTTTAACCACCCTGGCCAGTGATATCGACAACATTGGTGCGGTGCTGGATGTGATCCGTGCCATCGCCGATCAAACCAATCTGCTGGCCCTGAATGCGGCGATTGAAGCCGCCCGGGCGGGCGAGTCTGGCCGGGGCTTCGCCGTCGTGGCGGATGAAGTTCGGGCGCTGGCCCATCGCACCCAGGAGTCGACCGAAGAGATTGAGCAGATGATCAAGCGCCTGCAAACGGGCAGCCAAAATACGGTCAGTGCCATCAATACCAGTTTTAAGGTCGCTCAGCAAACCCAGCAAGTGGCGCAGGAGTCCGGCGATGCCCTGGCCAGAATCACGGTATCGATTGAGCGCATGAATCAACAGACCGTAGCGGTGGCCAGCACCACCGAAGAGCAGGCCCAGGTATCCAAGGATGTAGATAGCAGCACGCTGAAAATAAAAACGCTGTCGGCGGAGATTGCGGCCGGGGTGAACAACACCCGCGAGTCGAGTCAGGAGTTGGCTAAGCTGGCTGACAATCTGAATGGTCTGACCCACCAGTTCTCGGTGTAG
- a CDS encoding mannitol dehydrogenase family protein — MQTSTVKSLCRQNLALLPSVIAQPGYNPAEVTTGIVHIGVGGFHRAHQAMYFDTLMARTGDLSWGICGVGLRDDDRKMQQALAGQDHLYTLVEKHVEGERNARVIGALTRFLLAVDSPEAVIEQLASPSVKLVSLTITEGGYNMDPATGEFQVDDALVQHDVDNPDSPKLVFGYLLAGLKRRYERGLEPFTLLSCDNIQHNGAVLKKMLCAYIGLCDTKFAKWVSQNVAFPNSMVDRITPTTTHDDIAQLADSGVTDAWPVVCEPFAQWIIEDSFCNAKPALNTVGAQFVKNVAPYEKLKLRMLNASHSILGLCGSLAGIQTIHECMQSKAFHNLLTEFMQWEVAPTLDPVPGIAVAEYQKILLERFANPNIKDTLTRICSQSSAKIPVFLVPTILDNLTNEGRYDIGALTLACWFYYSARGTTQMGERLQIDDSLADELHEAALNGATAFLKQTHIFSNLSQFTEFHKSYMAWVNRLLANEPVESMVTELGVSPVD, encoded by the coding sequence ATGCAAACTTCAACAGTAAAATCTTTGTGTCGACAAAACCTGGCACTGCTTCCTTCGGTGATTGCTCAGCCGGGCTACAATCCTGCCGAGGTTACTACCGGCATCGTGCATATTGGTGTAGGCGGCTTTCACCGTGCCCATCAGGCAATGTATTTTGACACACTGATGGCCCGGACCGGTGATCTTAGCTGGGGTATTTGTGGTGTGGGTCTACGCGATGATGATCGCAAAATGCAACAAGCCCTGGCTGGCCAGGATCACCTGTACACGCTGGTGGAAAAACATGTCGAGGGCGAACGCAACGCCCGGGTAATTGGCGCTTTGACCCGGTTTTTACTGGCCGTGGATAGCCCCGAAGCGGTTATCGAGCAATTAGCGTCACCTTCTGTGAAGCTGGTGTCGCTGACGATTACCGAGGGCGGCTATAATATGGACCCGGCCACCGGTGAATTTCAGGTCGATGATGCCCTTGTGCAGCATGATGTGGATAATCCGGATTCGCCTAAACTGGTGTTTGGTTATTTGCTGGCGGGTCTTAAGCGGCGTTACGAGCGGGGGCTTGAACCTTTTACGCTGCTATCGTGCGATAATATCCAGCACAATGGCGCGGTATTAAAAAAGATGCTCTGTGCCTATATCGGATTGTGCGACACCAAGTTTGCAAAGTGGGTGTCCCAGAATGTGGCATTTCCTAACTCAATGGTGGACCGTATCACCCCCACGACCACCCATGATGATATTGCCCAGCTTGCCGACAGTGGCGTAACCGATGCGTGGCCCGTCGTATGCGAGCCCTTTGCGCAGTGGATAATAGAAGATAGCTTCTGCAATGCTAAACCCGCACTAAACACCGTTGGCGCCCAATTTGTAAAGAATGTCGCCCCTTATGAAAAATTAAAGCTGCGGATGCTCAATGCCAGTCATTCTATCTTAGGCTTGTGTGGCTCCCTGGCCGGCATACAGACCATTCATGAGTGTATGCAAAGCAAGGCATTTCATAATTTGCTGACAGAGTTTATGCAATGGGAAGTCGCGCCGACCCTTGATCCTGTCCCCGGTATTGCGGTGGCTGAGTATCAAAAAATCTTATTAGAACGCTTTGCTAACCCTAATATAAAAGACACATTGACGCGTATTTGTTCGCAAAGTTCGGCAAAAATTCCGGTATTTCTGGTTCCCACCATACTGGATAATCTGACCAACGAGGGGCGCTATGATATCGGCGCATTGACCTTAGCATGCTGGTTTTATTACAGCGCCCGAGGCACAACGCAAATGGGTGAGCGGCTACAGATAGACGACAGCCTTGCTGATGAATTGCACGAAGCGGCATTAAATGGCGCCACGGCTTTTTTAAAACAAACCCATATTTTTAGTAACCTGAGCCAGTTTACCGAGTTTCATAAGTCCTATATGGCCTGGGTTAACCGGTTACTGGCTAACGAGCCAGTGGAAAGCATGGTAACCGAGCTGGGCGTCTCACCCGTCGATTAA